In the Phaseolus vulgaris cultivar G19833 chromosome 7, P. vulgaris v2.0, whole genome shotgun sequence genome, one interval contains:
- the LOC137828526 gene encoding uncharacterized protein — MREAKQKEHYHHHDMTAFSSSSSSSSSSSPSESDEELQHMLLAPPLWSNNKKLSKQLSMCEKPRDIAWERRRMQERRRSSTVCDDLTDEDLHELKGCIELGFGFNEEDGQRLCNTLPALDLYFAVNRRLSPSPVSTPQSRASSLGGRSSSFGSPRSDADSWKICSPGDDPEHVKTKLRHWAQAVACSVMQSS, encoded by the exons ATGCGCGAGGCAAAGCAGAAGGAGCATTATCATCATCATGATATGACGGCCTtttcctcctcttcttcttcttcttcttcttcatcgcCCAGCGAGTCAGACGAGGAGTTGCAACACATGTTGTTGGCACCGCCGTTGTGGTCGAACAATAAGAAGTTGTCGAAGCAGTTATCTATGTGCGAGAAGCCAAGAGACATTGCATGGGAAAGAAGGCGAATGCAGGAGCGGAGGAGAAGTTCGACGGTATGTGATGATTTGACGGACGAGGATCTGCATGAGCTTAAAGGGTGTATAGAACTAGGGTTCGGATTCAACGAGGAAGATGGCCAGAGACTGTGTAACACCTTGCCTGCACTCGACCTTTATTTCGCTGTCAACCGCAGGTTGTCTCCCAGCCCTGTCTCCACCCCTCAGAGCCGTGCCTCTTCCCTCGGAGGTCGTTCTTCGTCGTTTGGAAGCCCTAGAAGTGACGCTGACTCTTGGAAGATTTGTAGCCCAG GGGATGACCCTGAACACGTGAAGACCAAGTTAAGGCATTGGGCTCAAGCCGTAGCCTGTTCTGTGATGCAATCTTCTTGA
- the LOC137829924 gene encoding probable prefoldin subunit 4: MQQGGGSETEVTWEDQQNINKFGRLNNRFHELEDEIKIAKETNDNLEDASNELILTDEEVVRFQIGEVFAHVPKDEVENRIEQVKEVTTQKLEKLEEEKASIVAQMAELKKILYAKFNDSINLEED, encoded by the exons ATGCAGCAG GGGGGAGGATCTGAGACGGAAGTGACATGGGAGGACCAACAGAACATCAACAAATTTGGAAGGTTGAATAATCGCTTTCAtgaacttgaagatgagatCAAAATCGCCAAG GAAACAAATGATAATTTGGAGGATGCAAGCAATGAGTTGATTCTCACAGATGAAGAGGTGGTTCGGTTTCAAATAGGGGAAGTGTTTGCTCATGTGCCAAAGGATGAAGTTGAGAACAGGATTGAACAGGTGAAAGAGGTGACAACTCAAAAATTAGAAAAACTTGAAGAGGAGAAAGCATCTATAGTTGCTCAGATGGCTGAACTGAAGAAAATCTTGTATGCAAAGTTCAATGACTCAATCAATCTTGAGGAGGATTAG
- the LOC137829926 gene encoding PRA1 family protein E, with translation MSNISTAGYGTLAGATATTPPTTTSLVTPPPWREFLDFSALSRPSSYDDAMIRLRRNLSYFRYNYAAVTLLIVFLSLLWHPISMIVFLLVLVAWFYFYFSRHGPIVVFNQTLDDRTVLCVLAVITVIALVSTHVGLNVLLSLIVAVVFVGLHAAFRVTEDLFLDEESRLLSVVGTQPLRTNYTPI, from the coding sequence ATGTCCAACATTTCCACCGCCGGCTACGGCACCCTCGCCGGCGCCACCGCTACCACTCCACCGACCACCACCTCCCTCGTCACACCCCCGCCATGGCGCGAGTTCCTGGACTTCTCAGCCCTCTCTCGCCCCTCCTCCTACGACGATGCCATGATCCGACTCCGAAGAAACCTCAGCTACTTCCGCTACAACTACGCCGCCGTAACACTTCTCATCGTGTTCCTCAGCCTGCTCTGGCATCCCATCTCCATGATCGTCTTCCTCCTCGTCCTTGTTGCCTGGTTCTACTTCTACTTCTCTCGCCACGGCCCCATCGTCGTGTTCAACCAAACCCTCGACGACCGAACCGTGCTCTGCGTTTTGGCCGTTATCACTGTAATCGCGCTCGTCTCCACTCACGTTGGCCTCAACGTCTTGCTGTCGTTGATCGTCGCCGTGGTGTTCGTTGGCCTGCACGCTGCGTTTAGGGTTACTGAAGATTTGTTTCTTGACGAGGAAAGTAGATTGCTTTCCGTAGTGGGAACTCAGCCTCTCAGAACTAATTATACCCCCATTTGA